The window GGCAAGTCGAGCGCCGCGATCAAAACTCACTCAGGAGAACAAAAATCAAACAGCAAAGGTAAGCAGCCCCTGGGATTATCGAAACGCAGTCACGTTATAAAAGACCTAGTAACCGCAAGATCCATTTCAGTGTAGAAGAAAAAATGGGGGATAAAGTTAAATCTTACGAAAATAGGAAGGCGTTAATCCCGTCCATCGCTTAAATGCACGGCGAAAATTAGTGATGTCGCTAAACTGTAAAGCGGTTGCAATTTGTTCATTGGAATAGCCTTGCTCAGTCACATAAAACATGGCTTGTTGACGATGCAGTCTGTCTTTTTCGTTAATAAAAGTAGTCTGATGCCGCTTGAGTTTGCGTTTAAAAGTTGCAGCGCTCATGCCCATCATTTCGGCGATTTGCTCACTATGATATTTAGGATATTTTAACTGTAAGCGGTGCAGCTGGGCGAGAAATCCACGCTGTGGTGAGGGCAAGGCTTTTAACTGCCGAGCCACTAAATAAGGAAAAGTGCCAATTTGTTGCTGAGCTAAAGCTTGGTTACTCATTACAACGGCAAAATCACTGTGATCAAAGCTGTAAGCTAGGTGTATATGGCTCAGGTATTGCGCGACTTGTTTTGGCTTTGTATACGGAAACTGCAATGTTAATGTGGTTTCTGGGCTGCGCCACTTAAGGTAGCCACAACAAAGGCTTGCCATTGTTTCACATAAAAATCGCGTGACCGCAGGCTTACCTTCAGCAATGGCGGGTGAAAACAGTAAATGGCAGCTTGTTTCTGTCTGGAGTTTTCTAATGTGGTAAAAAGGCAGTATATCCAAACCTTTAAGCAGTAGAACTTTGAGCAATTGTTGTATGTTGTGGCAATTAAATAACAGCTCGGCATGGTGACTGATTAGCGTATTAAGTAGGTATTGGCCGTAAATAAAACTGACTTCCTGACAGCTCGCCTGACTGACAAGGTTGCTTACTATTGTTTCAAACTGCTCATAACTAATGAAGGTTGGGTTAGCGTGCAGATCGGTATAAAACAACTTACTGCCTTTCAAAATGACGTCTGCATGTACACCGCGCTGGGAAGCCAACTCCACTAAAGGGAGTGCAAAATAGCGACTCGCAAGCTGTTTTGTTTGGCACTCAAAGTAGGACATTAAGCCGCAGCTACCTTGGCCTGATTCAGCTCGTTCACAAGCGCTGCTATCAGAGATTCAAATTCACAGTGTTTGTCATTAACTTCGATACAGCTCCATCTCACTGCACTATATTGCGGCTGGTTTTCACCATCATCATAGTTGGCATGGCGAGCGATAAATTCGGCCGCACGATTGGCAAAAGCTTGGGCCTGGACATGGTTGCTGTGTGGGTGAACGACCACAAATTTATCCGCTGCAAAGCGACATAGCAGATCACTCTCTCGCATGCTTAAAGAGAGCATATCGGCAATATCGCGTAGTAACTGATTACTTTTTTGCATACCATGCTGGCGAGCGTAAGCGGCAAAATCACATATATCGAATAGCGTTAAGCAAAATGGGCTATTGCCATTGGCAAGGCGAGATTGTTCGTGGCGAACTTGATTTTGCATATACTCTACGCTGTAGAGGCCGGTGACAAAGTCGGTCATGCTGTGGTCACGATAAAAACGCTCTTTTTTCATCAAGGTTTGATTGAATATGCTTTGTTCTTTATACCAGTAATAGGCTGAAATACTCATCAGCACCATGCCAAAGCAAGCAGGGATCGCTTCAAAACTGGTTAAATAATGGGGCGTGAACACCACCATCTCATCTAAAAAATCCCACAGCATAGAAACATACATGGCACTCAACCCTGCAAACAGTAGGTTAGTGACGAGTCCTTTTGGTCGAGTGAGCAAGGTCACCGCTATCCAAATCAGTGTCATCAGCGTGAGGCCACCTTCACCAACGCTATCGAGCCAATTGACGTCCGACAGTGGTCGCAATACAGAGGTATAGGCTGTGATGGTAATGGCAACCAGTGTAAGTACCACCAGTAGCAACCACCGCGATTGATGCAGTAAAAAAGGCTGAAGTTTCATGTTTGTCGTCTAGTCAAAATTTAAAGCGATATAGTAAAAACTTGCGCTTGGTGCTGATAGGGTCAATTTAGCTCAGTAAAGGCGATGTTTTTATGACAAAAACCGCAACATTTTTGCATAACAGCAGCTAGCAAACCGATTGTTATTCAGAGTTCAGGTTAAATATCGTTGCCAAAATTCTAAGGGCTGGGGGGGGTCATATCGGCTCAAATTTACGCGTTCGGCTGGCATAAACGCCCTGTTATAGGCTGCAGCGCACTCAAGTGAAATAAAAGCGTCACGTTTTCGCACTAGGGTAGCCGCGACGTTTTAGCGGGGCGCTAAAATTCTACTCAACCTGTGCGAGCAAATAATGAAAAAAAATCTACCGACTAGCTTTACACTTTCTGCCGTTGCGATGATCTGCGCTGGACTGACGTTAAGCTCAGCTGCAAATGCTAACACCCTAACAGGGCAAGTCAGTTCCGTATCGAAAAAGAGCCACTTTCAAGGGGCTAAAGTGGTGATCAAAGAATTAGACAGAACCCTTATCTCTGAGCGAGATGGTCGCTTTACCGCAACGAATGTCCCAGCGGGTAATTATACGCTTGAGATAAGTTATCTTGGCGCTGAAACCGTGACTAAAAGCATCACAATTACTGATAACCAAGTCACCGATGTTCAAGTACAGCTTGGTTCTCAAACGGGCCAAATGGACGATATTATTGTTGTAGGGCAAAGAGCTGGACAAGCAGGTGCATTAAACCGACAAAAAAATGCTCTGTCACTTAAGTCGATCGTCAGCGCGGATTCCATCGGTCAGTTGCCGGATCAAAACGCAGCAGAAGCACTGCAACGTCTGCCTGGACTTTCTATTCAACGAGATCAAGGTGAAGGCCGTTTTGTGGCAATTCGTGGGATCGACCCAAATCTAAACAACGTCACCATCAATGGTGCAAATGTACCTTCTCCTGAAGCCGGCGTGCGCTCGGTGGCGATGGATGTCATCCCAAGTGAGTTAGTGCAAAGCCTAGAGGTGAGCAAAACGGTCACACCGGATATGGACGCATCAGCGGTGGGTGGTAGCATCGAAGTAAAAAGCCTCAGTGCTTTTGACCGAGAAGGGCAGAGCTACAGCGTGACGTTACAAGCGTCACACAATGAACAGGTGAGCGAGACCAGTCCAAAAGCGTCGTTTAGCTTCACCGATATTTATGCCGCAGGCAAAGAGTTGGAAGTTGGGGTTGCAACGGCGGTATCTTGGTTTGAGCGTGAGTTTGGTTCTCATAATATGGAAACCGATGGCGGCTGGATGGAACTAGAAATGGACGATGTGAACTCAGAAGAAGAAGTGAGCTTTTTTGGTGCGGAGGAAATGGAGCAGCGCCACTATCGTATTACGCGAGAGCGTTTAGGGGCGGCACTGAATCTTGATGTGCATCACAAAGGGTTTAACAAATACTACTTACGCACGCTCTACAGCAAGTTTTCTGACGATGAATTTCGTCAACGCAATGAGTACAAGTTTGACAAAGGCGATGTATTTGCCGATGAGCTAAGCCAAAATGCGGCCTATTTCTCAGGTGCAGAAATGGATAGAGATACCAAAGACAGATATGAAGAGCAAAGCATTTTATCTGTGGTTTTGGGCGGCGAAAACTTAGTGCAGGATTGGTTTATTGAATACAGTATTGGCTACTCGAAATCAGATGAAAGCGAGCCAAATCGCTTGGATACCTCATTTGCTGGAGAAGACTTTGCGCTAGGGTATGTACTGGATGGTAAGACACCCACGCTTGCAGCGGATGAAGCTTCTCAGCAACTTAGCAATTTTGAAATCGATGAAATTGTCTGGGAGAACAACCTAAGTGAAGATGAAAATACTAGCTTTAGACTGGATTTAACTAAAGACTTCACTTTACTTGGTCGCAATGCGCAAATTAAATTTGGTGGTAAATATGCCGACCGTGAAAAGTTTAACCGCGTTGACGCCAAGCTATATGACGGCGGCTTTGATGATCTAACGGCGAAAGACTTTGCCGCCAATGAGCCTGAGTATGAGCTTGGGGCCTTTGGTCCGGGTTTAAGTCGCGGCCAGATCCGCGACTACTTCTACAGTAATCGCAGTGCCCTTGAGCTAAACCAGCTTGAAACTGACATTGAAACACAAGGTCGCTCATACACCAGTGAAGAAACCGTCACCGCGCTCTACGCCATGCTGACGGTCGACATTGATAAACTCAATGTTATTGCAGGCTTTAGATACGAAGACACAGATTATGCAACGAGTGGTAATCGTGTTGAACTCATTAATGATGAAGTGAATGACGTTGAGCGCGTCGAGATCAACCAATGGCAAGTTGAAGATAGCTACGACCATTTATTACCAAATTTAACATTACGCTATGAAATCAGCGATAAGCTGATCACCCGTTTTGCCTATACACAAACTCTTGCGCGTCCAAGCTTTGAAGATGCAGCAGCATTTCAAATCATAGAAACAGAGACCACAGAAGATGATGGCGAAATTGAAATTGAGCGTAAAGCCGAAGTCGGAAACCCAGACTTAGACCCATACAAGTCAACAAACTATGACTTCTCGGTAGAATATTACCCCGGTGCGATTGGCGTGTTATCTGCGGGCGTTTTTCACAAAAACATCGATAATTTTATTGCCAAAGCCGAGGTGCAAGATAACGGTCAGTGGCAAGGCTATAAAGAAGTTATTCAAAGTGTTAATGGCGGCGCCGCTGAACTAACAGGGGTAGAACTTGCGTACACGAAGAACTTTAAAAATGGTTTGATGCTCTCAGCTAATGGTACATTTATTGATGCTGATGACAATCTACCAAACCAATCCGACACCGTGGGCAACCTAATGTTTGGTTATGAAAATAGCCAAATAAGCGCAAGGTTGAGTGCGTCGTACAAGAGCAAAAGCTTTTTGTTTGAAGAGAACAAGCAGCGCGTTTTCCAAGACGACCATCTGCAACTCGATTTAAGCATGAAGTACTTTTATACCGAGCAAACTCAGCTTTATTTCAACGCGATCAATTTAACCGACGAGCCGATGAGCATTTATCAAGGCGACACTCGTTACAACTACCAATACGAAACCTATGGGCGTTCATTTGAGCTTGGAGTAACGGTAACGTCTTTCTAAGAGAGAAGTAGAGGTGGGTGTCCTTGTAAAAGCAAAAGGATTATTAAAAGGACAGCCACCGTATCGATCTAGGGTCTTAGGTATAGGATGTATTAAAAGGATATTAAAAGATATTAAAAGGACACCCACCTTATTTCCACCTTATTTATATGCAGGAGGATGCAGTGGTAACACTGTGTCGGTAACAATGAAAATAACATCAATAGCATTACTATTCGCGCTTAGTAGCACAGCGCAAGCCGCAGAAAATATTAACTTTCTGGCCTTTGGAGATGGTGGCTATCACCCAGATTATCCAAAAACGAAGCACATTAAATCGCCTAAAAATAAGGCCGAGTTTATTGCTGCTGAAAAGGCGGATTGGTTAGAAGAGCATCGCCCGCTCGAAGAGTTTAATCATGCGCCTATCTATGTTTATCCGGGAACCGAAACCGCAACGGAGGAAACCGGTGCGTTGGTGGTTGGGCAGGCAATGGCCTCTTTGTGTGAGAAAAAGCCATGCGACTTTGCTATTCAGCTTGGTGATAATATCTATCCTGATGGAGCGGCGGCTAACGATGGCAAGGACGACCAAAAGCGTATGGATGACTTGATTTTAGGGCCGCTAAAGCCGCTCCTTATTCAAAACCCAGAGTTGGTCGTGTACTCAGCATTAGGCAACCACGATTGGAAGACGTCTCGTCGCGGCGTGAAATTACAGACCGAGTGGATGGCTAAGCAAGCTAATTTTCACATGGATGGCAAAGGTTATTACAGCTACACCTTTGGTGAGACAGGCAATAATGTCGAGTTTTTTGTACTTGATACCAATATGTTGCTCTCTGGCCAGCATTATTACGAAATTCCACTAAAACCGGACGGTAGTGAACAGGGACTGGCGAGTGCACTGGCAAGCGGACAAGCTGAAGTAGAAGACATTGAGAAGCACGAGCAACCTGTAAATGGGGAAGATCACAGGCAATTGGCTTGGCTTGCAAATGGGCTTAAAAACTCAACCGCAAAATGGAAAATTGTATATGGACACCATGTACTTTGGTCTATTGGTGGCACCAAATATGACGAAGCTCATGTATTACGCCGCTTAATCTTACCCGAACTATGTGAGTATGCAGATGCATATATCGCAGGCCATGAGCATGATTTGGAACTGTTAACGGACGACTGCTCACGTGTACTCCCAGGAAACACAAAGCCTAATTTACCACTTATTATCAGCGGCGCCGCATCAAAAATGCGCGGCACGCATACACCGCTTGCTAACTATCAAGAAAAGCGTTACCCAGAGTACGAGCTAGTCTGGAATAAAGCTTTTACTTGGGGCTTTGCGCATATCGAATTAGACAACCAAAAAGACATGTTAAATGTGTCGTTTTACTCAACGCCAAACGATTTAAGCGGTCAGCTGGTGCCAGAGCAAAGCTTTAGCTTCGCTCACCGCAGTAAGTAACGGATCAGCAGGCGATAAACATGCGGTTTTAAGCATTTAAAAAGGGTGAAATACAGATTAAATGTAATGCTGTGTAATTGATAACTTCCGTTTTGATGAACTAGATTTAACAGGAGTTTTACATCTTAAGGAAAGCATCATGCTACCGTCATCAATTACACGCACTAAACTTCAACTACTTGGAATATCATTATTGCTTGCTACAAGTACATTGGCTGCGCCAAGTGCGCTTGCTTACTCGAATGATACTTCTTGTAAACCGAATAACGATTGGTTTGGCAGCCCTGTGCCAAATCCTCCTGAAGGTGCAAATAGTCCGTTTGCATTTAAAGATGGTAAAGATCTTTCGACAAACTGCGATTTTCATCAGTGGTCGTGGAATAAGTTTCTCTATTTAACGCAGCCTGACAAGCGTGCTCCTGGTGGCTTGTTGATGTTTGGTTCTGGGTTTTGGCAGGTTGATAATGCGCTAAAACCTTATTTTGCCCCTTGGAATGATTTATTAAATCCAACCGGACTTCGCCCCGCAAATGTGTTGATCCTTGAAGATATAAATCAAGCTGGATCAGATGGCGTTATTTACAGCAAGTTTGGTGGGACGCCCGTACATTATTCGATCCACGTTAACGATACTTATATGAAGTCAGCAACCTCCCACCCTAAAGCAGATAGCAAAGCTGAATTTGCTGTGGGGTCGGTTGAGTTAAAGGTTGCTTGGATGGATGTCAAAGCGCTGCAGCAAGTCTATCCAAAGCTTGATTTAGCTGAGCATTTTTATATTCGTAAAGCGGTTTACCAAAAAGACAATAAATATAGCGGTACGGGAGAAGTGGCGCTCGTTGGCATGCATGTTGTCGGTGTGGTTGAAAATCACCCAGAGTTTATTTGGGCGACGTTCGAGCATAAATTGAGTGCACCAGATTACTACAGCTCTGAGGGAAAGTTTAAGAAAAGCACGGCTTACTTACAGCAAGATAAAGTAGTGAGTAATAGTCACGATCTGCTATTTTATCGGGGCGGCACAGAAGTGCAAAATGCACATTTAACGTATCCAGCTTCTGAAACTACGACCAACACGTTTCGGTTATATCAATACGGCGTGCCAAACGGCAATCCATATATAGCGGGTAATAACCCTGAGCTGGTGGGGAGTCAGACACAACAAGCTCAAGATGAAACTAACTTCAATAATATTACTGAACTAAATAGCTTAGTGAATGTAAAACTGGAACAAAAGAATCCCGTTTGGAGTAACTACTTTTACGCCGGATCAATCTGGCTGAGCACGCAAGATTACGATTTTGCAAATGGCATTAGTGGCGATATTGTGGGTAAGGGAGCCAACGAGGCGTTACGCGGCTCATTGGCGGTTGCCAATATTACTATGGAAACTTATACCCAAACTTTCAGCGATGTCACTGGCACCGAGCCACAAATTAAACCAGCTAACTGCTTTAGCTGCCATGGTATTAGTGCAGGTAAATCAACGATGCAAGTAAGCCATATTTACAACAACTATTTAAAGTTAATGCAAAAGAGTCAGTAAATCAGGGTTCCTGAATGCGCACAGGCTCAAAATAATAAGCCACCGATTTTAGCGGTGGCTTATTACTTCAAGGAGTTTAATCAATTTGCTTTGTGGGTTGCTTTATCTTTTGCATTAGAAAGAACAAAAGTCCTATAAAAACGATATTGATGAACGCCATGATAAGGGCTACTTGATCCTCTGAGTGCCCGCGAAAGTCAGACAGCAAATCAGCAAAGATAAATAGGCTATAAAACGTACCTGCTACATTTAAGCCCCATCCTACAAAACGGGATGTCTTTACAAGCTGAGTGTAATCGCTAAGCTTTGCCATAATAAAGTGATACCCATACATCACACCAACGGCTGCCATCATTAAGCCGACAGCTGCATTGTCGCCTCGTTTATTTAAATAATATGCATCGAAACATAAAGCACCAACTGCAAAGATGCCTATCAAAATAACAACGGCTTTAATCAAAAATTCAGCGACTGGGTTGGGCTCTCGCTTTGTTGAAACTTGAGATCTTGTCATCGTAACTTGCTGACCATTCCGTATTACTTGTTGCGGCTGTTGTTGATAAGCTTGACCATATTTGGGTTGTTGATTTTGCACACTCACATCACTGATTGCACGAGTGGGCGTTCCTTCATCTAGAATATGCTCAACGCATTTCTTAATTAACTTATTTATTGTCACAAAAACTCCTTGTCATAGAGATTAATTCGAGTATTACCAAAACTCTTTATCTAGTGGGCGGTTATTTTTTAGGTCATAAAAGGGGGCTTGTTTTACTAAATCTTCGCCTAATATTTGAATATGGTCTTGGTGGTCAAGATAGGGGCTTTCTATCGTTTCTTGCCAACCTTTATAAAACGAACTTGGTATGGGCTGAGTGGTATCCATAAAACGGTGGATTTCACTCCACAACTGCACGCTGCTGTCCATATCCTTTGGCTCCCAATCGGTTGAATAAAGTGTCTGGCGCTTAAGTGTTTTTGGGTATCGCTGTGGGGCTAAAAACGCCAAGTTATGCCTCACACCTTTACCCGAGGAGACCTTTACAATATACAGTTCAACTTCATCAAGTGTTAACGAGAAGCTCCCTTCGTTATTGCCAATGGGAAAAGTGACAAGGCCAGTATTTCGGAAGAAGTCTACCCGTAGTATCTCAGATGTATGGTGTTTAATTCTGTGAACTCGATAAAAAACGAAGCTTGCAAACGCCACTAACCCAATCATAAGGTAAAGGATATGAGGCTCAGACTCTTTCAGATATACGGGGAGACAAACAAGCGCAAATATTGAGGCCATATAAGCAAAAACGATATTCGCAAGTTTCCCTGCTCGCGCAAAGTCAGCTCCGCCTAATGCGATACGTAGGTTCGATGAGAGCACGTTATTATCTTGCAAGACAAAGTCTGCTTTACTATTTACAGCCACTTTTTGCATGCCTTTACTAATGTTAAAGTCTCGTGGTATCGAGTCCTCTATTTTTAGTAGCGGTGTTTCTTCTATTGGCCGATCATGCACTACCTTATCTACAGGTGCCGAGGGAGTTAACGTTTGCGTCTCCTTTTTACCCTCAGTTTCCATCACCTTTTCAACAATTGTTTTTACCAAAATAGCTATAAAAGCGAGAACTGATTGATTGGATTTTAACTTGTCTCTCATGGGTAGCCTTTAGTTAATTTAGGAGTCGCTGCAACACACCAGCAGGGCTCATGCCATAATCTTCGATTTCGACGTTAATGACTTGCTCAGCCCAAAGATCTGGCTTATCTATCTTTCCTTCTTCGTCTCTTTCTGACGCAGGTAACTTTAACTCTTGAGATGAACCTGAGTATATTGTTGCTCCTTTACCTCTAGGATATTTTCGACACCGCATTCTAATTTGAATTTTAGAATGATTGAATTTATCAAAATAGGGATAAAGAGCACTTTCTTCAAATTCAATAATTAAACCCGTTAAACTAGAATTAACGAAGATATTGGTATTTTGCCAAAAGTAATCCAACGCCGTTTGAGCTTGTCCTGTGGGTGCGACAGCAATTAATGAGCTCCAAGGTTTTCCAGCTAATAGTGGGCGAATGTCCAGCTGAATGTCTAAGTAACCAAGCTCTGATTCTGGAATATGACCTGGTATTTGCACATTAAACTTTGCAACTTGGAACTTGCCTTTGGAGGTTACCTTGTCATATATCCGAGAAGGTGTGTGTAATTGTACAACAGATACGTCGCTAACTATTTTTGGAGAAAATAACTGATCATAGAGACTATGAAGTGCATATTCAGGGTTTGTCTTCCAGCAGTAATAGGGGTTGTCACCAAACCAATCACGCTCGCCACCACCATATGCGTCACTGCCCCAAGGGCACGCTTTAATCCAAGCTTCTAGTGGTTCATCGCGTAATAGATAATAAATACCATACCCAAGTAATACCAGAATGAGTCCTACATAGCCCAGTTTACTCATGGGGTTTAAAATAACGCCTCTGGTGATCGTGGCAAGTATGGTTGGCGCGGTTTCAACTGCTAGCGCGACAAAGCCTGCTGTTGCAATACTGAGGCCTGCAGCGCCACCAGAGTCACCGCGTTTAAACGCGTAATAGGCATCAAAGCCTGACAACCCGGCACTATATGCAGATGCTAAGAGGTTTAATCTAGCTGTCCATGTAATGATGTTTGCTTTTTTTGCAAACTCAGGACCAAACTTACGAACGGCGCTGAGATTTCCTTTCGCCATTTTGTACTGTTGAAATTCTTGATATTGGCGCAGGCTAGGTAACCCAACTTTCATCTCTGTGACCATTGAGAGAGTAGAGAAATGAATCGCTGCTAGATCAGCAATACTACCCATGAAGTCAACGAGTTTTCTATCTCCGCTCATATCCCAATTCAAAAAGGCTTGTCGAAAGTTAGCGACTTCAAAGATATATACAATACCGAGTATACCCGCCATTCCTCCCTTTAATGACTGCCCAGATACAGACTCGGTCACAGCCGCATTTTGCCATTTTTGTAAGTTTGCGAGCCTATCAGATAACTTTTTAAGTGTTGCATGTTGATTATCTAACTCTGTTGCATATTGTTTTGCCTCTTCTACAGCCGTATCATATATTGCTTGGGCTGTTGATTCTGCTGACTTGGCAGAGACATCAGCACCAGTAATTTTTATCAAATATGCAATGGATTTGTTTTTGCTTTCAATCGTTGTGATGGTTTCCGCTTGATTGAGAGACTGGGTTAGAAACTCAAGTCGTTTGTTTAAATTTAGTACGTCTTCTAACGATAGTTTGAGCTTAGAGCCTCTATATCCAACGTCTATTTTGCGTTTATTACTGCCGCGAATAATTTGGTTGAGTTCTTTAATTTGCTTTTCTGCAGCCAATTTTCGAGACTGAGGATCAAGTGGCATATACCCTTCAGGAAAGTTTCCGTTGAGGTAATCTTGCACTCTCATTTCCACTTCAACTAAATACCCAGGTGCTGAGATATCGACCAAGCGCATCAAAGGTTGCAGCACATCTGCTTTTGCATCAATGAGTTTTGCAAACGGATATTTCTTCCAAGCATTGTTTACCTTCACAAAAGAGTTGACCTGTTTTCTAGAACGACTGACGGCAACTTTTGCTTTAGCAAATTTAGCCTCTAACTCTCGTAGACGCGCACGTTCCAGTTCTAATTGTTGATCAAGCTGCGCTCTGCTCATTCCATGTTCTTGCTCTGTTAAGTTTTCAAGTACACTCTTCTTATACTCATATTCAGCACGCTTTTCTTGTAACTCTTTAAATGCTTTTGCTTTTTCTCTTTCAGCGTTGATAAGGGCTTGTTCTGACTGCGCTATCTCATGTTGTGTTGCATCCATTGCCTCACGAGTTTGGGCCTTTTGTTCCCCAAGCGTTCCCGGATGTGTAGAGAGGTTATAAGCGGCCTCTGGAATTTCGAATAAACTGCCTGCTAAACCCATAATCACTTGGGAGAGGCGGCGCCCCATTTGCTCACTCTCTTCTTGTGGCAAAATGGCTTCTTGAGCATGGATCTTTTGTATTTTGGCGCTAGTTAAAGGCAATGCAAAGCGATCATATTCCGCCTTTTCGTAGTCGTGTAGTTTGTCGCCTGTGGGCTTTGGAAACAAAAATTGGGTGATTTGCTTAGCTGGTTTTGTCGGGTGTTGACCCAGACATTGCAGGATAAAATCTTGCCCCTGATAGCCTGAACTTAACTCATGCCAAAACTCTTTGTCTGTATTAAGGTGTGCAAGCGGTGCGGCTGGGTGAGGCTTTAACGCGAGAAATACATCGGTGACTAAGTCGTATGCTT is drawn from Pseudoalteromonas sp. NC201 and contains these coding sequences:
- a CDS encoding helix-turn-helix domain-containing protein is translated as MSYFECQTKQLASRYFALPLVELASQRGVHADVILKGSKLFYTDLHANPTFISYEQFETIVSNLVSQASCQEVSFIYGQYLLNTLISHHAELLFNCHNIQQLLKVLLLKGLDILPFYHIRKLQTETSCHLLFSPAIAEGKPAVTRFLCETMASLCCGYLKWRSPETTLTLQFPYTKPKQVAQYLSHIHLAYSFDHSDFAVVMSNQALAQQQIGTFPYLVARQLKALPSPQRGFLAQLHRLQLKYPKYHSEQIAEMMGMSAATFKRKLKRHQTTFINEKDRLHRQQAMFYVTEQGYSNEQIATALQFSDITNFRRAFKRWTGLTPSYFRKI
- a CDS encoding TonB-dependent receptor, with product MKKNLPTSFTLSAVAMICAGLTLSSAANANTLTGQVSSVSKKSHFQGAKVVIKELDRTLISERDGRFTATNVPAGNYTLEISYLGAETVTKSITITDNQVTDVQVQLGSQTGQMDDIIVVGQRAGQAGALNRQKNALSLKSIVSADSIGQLPDQNAAEALQRLPGLSIQRDQGEGRFVAIRGIDPNLNNVTINGANVPSPEAGVRSVAMDVIPSELVQSLEVSKTVTPDMDASAVGGSIEVKSLSAFDREGQSYSVTLQASHNEQVSETSPKASFSFTDIYAAGKELEVGVATAVSWFEREFGSHNMETDGGWMELEMDDVNSEEEVSFFGAEEMEQRHYRITRERLGAALNLDVHHKGFNKYYLRTLYSKFSDDEFRQRNEYKFDKGDVFADELSQNAAYFSGAEMDRDTKDRYEEQSILSVVLGGENLVQDWFIEYSIGYSKSDESEPNRLDTSFAGEDFALGYVLDGKTPTLAADEASQQLSNFEIDEIVWENNLSEDENTSFRLDLTKDFTLLGRNAQIKFGGKYADREKFNRVDAKLYDGGFDDLTAKDFAANEPEYELGAFGPGLSRGQIRDYFYSNRSALELNQLETDIETQGRSYTSEETVTALYAMLTVDIDKLNVIAGFRYEDTDYATSGNRVELINDEVNDVERVEINQWQVEDSYDHLLPNLTLRYEISDKLITRFAYTQTLARPSFEDAAAFQIIETETTEDDGEIEIERKAEVGNPDLDPYKSTNYDFSVEYYPGAIGVLSAGVFHKNIDNFIAKAEVQDNGQWQGYKEVIQSVNGGAAELTGVELAYTKNFKNGLMLSANGTFIDADDNLPNQSDTVGNLMFGYENSQISARLSASYKSKSFLFEENKQRVFQDDHLQLDLSMKYFYTEQTQLYFNAINLTDEPMSIYQGDTRYNYQYETYGRSFELGVTVTSF
- a CDS encoding GGDEF domain-containing protein, which codes for MKLQPFLLHQSRWLLLVVLTLVAITITAYTSVLRPLSDVNWLDSVGEGGLTLMTLIWIAVTLLTRPKGLVTNLLFAGLSAMYVSMLWDFLDEMVVFTPHYLTSFEAIPACFGMVLMSISAYYWYKEQSIFNQTLMKKERFYRDHSMTDFVTGLYSVEYMQNQVRHEQSRLANGNSPFCLTLFDICDFAAYARQHGMQKSNQLLRDIADMLSLSMRESDLLCRFAADKFVVVHPHSNHVQAQAFANRAAEFIARHANYDDGENQPQYSAVRWSCIEVNDKHCEFESLIAALVNELNQAKVAAA
- a CDS encoding metallophosphoesterase, translating into MKITSIALLFALSSTAQAAENINFLAFGDGGYHPDYPKTKHIKSPKNKAEFIAAEKADWLEEHRPLEEFNHAPIYVYPGTETATEETGALVVGQAMASLCEKKPCDFAIQLGDNIYPDGAAANDGKDDQKRMDDLILGPLKPLLIQNPELVVYSALGNHDWKTSRRGVKLQTEWMAKQANFHMDGKGYYSYTFGETGNNVEFFVLDTNMLLSGQHYYEIPLKPDGSEQGLASALASGQAEVEDIEKHEQPVNGEDHRQLAWLANGLKNSTAKWKIVYGHHVLWSIGGTKYDEAHVLRRLILPELCEYADAYIAGHEHDLELLTDDCSRVLPGNTKPNLPLIISGAASKMRGTHTPLANYQEKRYPEYELVWNKAFTWGFAHIELDNQKDMLNVSFYSTPNDLSGQLVPEQSFSFAHRSK